Proteins from a genomic interval of candidate division KSB1 bacterium:
- a CDS encoding amidohydrolase family protein yields the protein MKIIDAHTHFFSYTWLEHFFQLAEGQFSNVEALAEKLGWEMPSKDPSELGNKWVREQDKFGLRGQVLFASKLNDAEQLAAALNAFPDRLFGYFMIDPTQEDARNQAHYSFNILGMRGVMFFPAMHHFHASDEKVHSIYEEALYVEAPVFVHFGQLNIPIFKKLGLPDPVDLKYSNPLDLREAAAEFSDVNFIIPHFGCGRFEEALKVAAECQNVYFDTSSSNSWIPSPLTLNDVFKKSLEVLGPERILFGTDSSFFPRGWRKDIFDEQMQVLDSLGVKERDKKSIFGGNVARLLGLK from the coding sequence TTGAAAATCATTGACGCTCACACGCATTTTTTTTCTTACACCTGGCTGGAACACTTTTTCCAATTAGCTGAGGGGCAGTTTTCAAATGTTGAAGCGCTCGCTGAAAAACTTGGCTGGGAAATGCCTAGTAAAGATCCGAGCGAGCTTGGTAATAAATGGGTTCGGGAACAGGATAAGTTCGGGCTTCGTGGGCAAGTCCTTTTTGCCAGCAAACTGAACGACGCAGAGCAATTGGCCGCGGCTTTAAATGCTTTTCCTGACCGATTGTTCGGATACTTCATGATCGACCCGACCCAAGAAGATGCCCGCAACCAGGCCCACTATTCATTCAATATTTTGGGGATGAGGGGCGTCATGTTTTTCCCGGCCATGCACCACTTTCATGCTTCTGACGAAAAAGTTCACTCGATTTATGAAGAGGCTCTGTATGTCGAAGCGCCGGTTTTTGTTCACTTCGGGCAATTAAATATTCCTATTTTCAAAAAGCTTGGGTTGCCGGATCCGGTTGATTTGAAATATTCAAATCCATTGGATTTAAGAGAGGCGGCTGCCGAGTTTTCAGATGTCAATTTTATCATTCCGCATTTTGGCTGCGGCCGTTTTGAGGAAGCGTTAAAAGTTGCAGCCGAATGCCAAAATGTCTATTTTGATACCTCAAGTTCCAATTCCTGGATTCCATCCCCTTTAACTTTAAACGATGTGTTTAAAAAATCCCTGGAAGTTCTCGGCCCGGAACGCATCCTGTTTGGTACCGACTCTTCTTTTTTCCCTCGTGGCTGGCGTAAAGATATTTTCGATGAGCAAATGCAAGTTCTCGATTCGCTGGGCGTTAAAGAGCGGGATAAGAAGTCGATTTTTGGCGGGAATGTAGCAAGGCTTTTGGGATTGAAATAG